A genomic window from Promicromonospora sukumoe includes:
- the gyrB gene encoding DNA topoisomerase (ATP-hydrolyzing) subunit B: MAGTPTGPSRSRSSWYVRRRAHRVPERRGATPPVTERIDGGYDAGNITVLEGLEAVRKRPGMYIGSTGERGLHHLVYEIVDNAVDEALAGHATEIDVRLLADGGVRVSDDGRGIPVAMHPTEGKPTLEVVMTILHAGGKFGGGGYAVSGGLHGVGMSVVNALSYRFVSEVRRDGFNWRQEYTEGGNPITGVEKLEPLGPDEHTGTTQTFWADGSIFETTEYDFETLRARFQQYAFLNKGLKITLTDERAGHSSATDEVTGAEPAADGVEQGADGQPDAGGAPQDAAEGADAWRTVTFKYENGLMDYVHHLNSAKRVELVHPDVISFESEDTERKISVEVALQWTSAYSESVHTFANTISTTEGGTHEEGFRAAMTTLVNSYARDKGIIKEKDENLTGDDIREGLTAVISVKLGEPQFEGQTKTKLGNTEAKTFVQRVVREQLVDWFDAHPNEARDVIRKAIQASQARIAARKAREATRRKGILNGGGMPGKLKDCQSRFPDECEIYIVEGDSAGGSAVRGRNPHNQAILPLRGKILNVERARLDKALSNAEVQALITSFGTGIGEDFDISKLKYHKIVLMADADVDGQHICTLLLTLLFRYMRPLIEHGHVYLAQPPLYRIKWSNAPHDYVYSDRERDAFLEAGAAQGKRIPKDNGIQRYKGLGEMDYSELWDTTMDPDHRTLLQVTMDDAAAADEIFSVLMGEDVESRRTFIQRNAKDVRFLDI, from the coding sequence ATGGCAGGGACCCCAACGGGTCCGAGTCGCTCGCGCAGCAGCTGGTACGTCCGTCGTCGTGCACATCGTGTGCCTGAAAGACGAGGAGCAACCCCGCCCGTGACAGAGCGAATCGACGGCGGCTACGACGCCGGGAACATCACAGTCCTGGAAGGTCTCGAGGCCGTTCGTAAGCGACCGGGCATGTATATCGGATCAACCGGTGAGCGTGGGCTTCACCACCTTGTGTACGAGATTGTGGATAACGCTGTGGACGAAGCCCTCGCGGGCCACGCCACCGAGATCGACGTACGCCTTCTGGCCGACGGCGGGGTGCGCGTCTCCGACGACGGCCGCGGCATCCCGGTCGCCATGCACCCGACCGAGGGCAAGCCCACGCTTGAGGTCGTGATGACGATCCTGCACGCCGGCGGAAAGTTCGGCGGCGGCGGGTACGCCGTCTCCGGCGGCCTGCACGGCGTCGGTATGTCCGTGGTGAACGCCCTGAGCTATCGGTTCGTCTCAGAGGTGCGCCGCGACGGGTTCAACTGGCGCCAGGAGTACACCGAGGGCGGCAACCCGATCACCGGCGTCGAGAAGCTCGAGCCGCTCGGTCCTGACGAGCACACCGGGACGACGCAGACGTTCTGGGCCGACGGGTCGATCTTCGAGACCACCGAGTACGACTTCGAGACGCTGCGTGCCCGCTTCCAGCAGTACGCGTTCCTCAACAAGGGCCTGAAGATCACGCTGACGGACGAGCGGGCGGGCCACTCCTCCGCGACGGACGAGGTGACGGGTGCGGAGCCCGCGGCCGACGGCGTCGAGCAGGGTGCCGACGGCCAGCCGGACGCCGGCGGAGCGCCGCAGGACGCGGCCGAGGGTGCCGACGCGTGGCGCACCGTCACGTTCAAGTACGAGAACGGCCTCATGGACTACGTCCACCACCTCAACTCGGCGAAGCGGGTGGAGCTCGTCCACCCCGACGTCATCTCGTTCGAGAGCGAGGACACCGAGCGCAAGATCTCGGTCGAGGTCGCGCTCCAGTGGACCAGCGCCTACAGCGAGTCGGTCCACACGTTCGCCAACACGATCTCCACCACCGAGGGCGGCACGCACGAGGAGGGCTTCCGTGCGGCGATGACCACGCTGGTCAACAGCTACGCCCGCGACAAGGGGATCATCAAGGAGAAGGACGAGAACCTCACGGGTGACGACATCCGCGAGGGGCTGACCGCCGTCATCTCCGTCAAGCTCGGCGAGCCCCAGTTCGAGGGCCAGACCAAGACCAAGCTCGGCAACACCGAGGCCAAGACGTTCGTGCAGCGCGTGGTCCGCGAGCAGCTCGTCGACTGGTTCGACGCGCACCCGAACGAGGCGCGCGACGTCATCCGCAAGGCGATCCAGGCCTCGCAGGCCCGGATCGCGGCGCGCAAGGCGCGTGAGGCCACCCGCCGCAAGGGCATCCTCAACGGCGGCGGCATGCCGGGCAAGCTCAAGGACTGCCAGTCCCGGTTCCCCGACGAGTGCGAGATCTACATCGTCGAGGGCGACTCGGCCGGCGGCTCGGCGGTGCGTGGCCGCAACCCGCACAACCAGGCGATCCTGCCGCTGCGCGGCAAGATCCTGAACGTCGAGCGCGCGCGCCTCGACAAGGCGCTCTCCAACGCCGAGGTCCAGGCCCTGATCACGTCGTTCGGCACGGGCATCGGCGAGGACTTCGACATCAGCAAGCTGAAGTACCACAAGATCGTGCTCATGGCCGACGCCGACGTCGACGGCCAGCACATCTGCACGCTGCTGCTGACGCTCCTGTTCCGCTACATGCGCCCCCTGATCGAGCACGGCCACGTGTACCTCGCGCAGCCGCCGCTCTACCGGATCAAGTGGAGCAACGCCCCGCACGACTACGTGTACTCGGACCGGGAGCGCGACGCGTTCCTGGAGGCCGGCGCCGCGCAGGGCAAGCGGATCCCCAAGGACAACGGCATCCAGCGCTACAAGGGTCTCGGCGAGATGGACTACTCCGAGCTCTGGGACACCACGATGGACCCGGACCACCGGACGCTGCTGCAGGTGACCATGGACGACGCGGCCGCGGCCGACGAGATCTTCTCGGTGCTCATGGGCGAGGACGTCGAGTCCCGCCGCACCTTCATCCAGCGCAACGCCAAGGACGTGCGGTTCCTCGATATCTGA
- the gyrA gene encoding DNA gyrase subunit A, giving the protein MTDETPGVENSDDGIPLEDARVAVHHGRVEQVDLQLEMQRSYLDYAMSVIVGRALPDVRDGLKPVHRRVIYAMYDGGYRPDRAFSKCSRVVGDVMGKYHPHGDTAIYDTLVRLVQDWVLRYPLVAGQGNFGSPGNDPAAAPRYTECKMAPLAMEMVRDIEKGTVDFRPNYDGRTQEPVVLPARIPNLLVNGSAGIAVGMATNIPPHNLREVAEGVRWHLAHPDASREELLEALLQRIKGPDFPSGAQILGHKGIEDAYRTGRGSITMRAVVSVEEIQNRICLVVTELPYMVNPDNLASKIADLVNDGRIQGIADIRDETSGRTGQRLVIVLKRDAVAKVVLNNLYKHTPLQENFSANMLALVDEVPRTLSVDAFVRHWTTHQIEVVRRRTEYLLKEAQDQIHIYEGYLKALDALDEVIALIRRSPDVDEARTGLMDLLTIDEQQANAILSMQLRRLAALERQKILDEHAKLRAEIEDYLDILAKPERQRLIVGEELDEVTDRWGDERRTTILPYDGDMSMEDLIPEEDVVVTITRGGYAKRTRTDNYRSQKRGGKGVRGTQLREDDIVDHFFTTTTHHWMLFFTNLGRVYRAKGYELPEGGRDAKGQHVANLLAFQPGEKIAQVLDIPDYEAAEYLVLATRRGLVKKTRLSEYNSPRSGGLIAINLREDADGAADELVSARLVNADDDLILVSRKGQSIRFHADDESIRPLGRATSGVTGMKFREEDELLSADVVIDGADLFVVTEGGFAKRTRISEYRIQGRGGLGIKVANLVEARGDLVGALVTHTDDEVLVIMERGKIVRSAVAEVNLTGRNTQGVTFAKPDKGDRIIAVARNAEREDAGDAVGAADENSDGDPTERVTVEDNPTPDEVPSTPEQDSTGREDS; this is encoded by the coding sequence GTGACGGACGAGACCCCCGGCGTGGAGAACTCCGACGACGGCATTCCCCTGGAGGACGCGCGGGTAGCGGTCCACCACGGTCGTGTCGAGCAGGTCGACCTGCAGCTCGAGATGCAGCGGTCGTACCTCGACTACGCGATGAGCGTGATCGTCGGGCGCGCGCTGCCCGACGTGCGGGACGGCCTCAAGCCGGTGCACCGCCGTGTCATCTACGCGATGTACGACGGCGGCTACCGCCCCGACCGCGCGTTCTCGAAGTGCTCGCGCGTCGTCGGCGACGTCATGGGCAAGTACCACCCGCACGGTGACACCGCGATCTACGACACCCTGGTGCGCCTCGTGCAGGACTGGGTGCTGCGGTACCCGCTGGTCGCGGGTCAGGGCAACTTCGGCTCGCCGGGCAACGACCCCGCGGCCGCCCCGCGGTACACCGAGTGCAAGATGGCGCCGCTCGCGATGGAGATGGTGCGCGACATCGAGAAGGGCACCGTCGACTTCCGGCCCAACTACGACGGGCGCACCCAGGAGCCCGTCGTGCTCCCGGCGCGCATCCCGAACCTGCTGGTCAACGGCTCGGCCGGCATCGCCGTCGGCATGGCCACCAACATCCCGCCGCACAACCTGCGCGAGGTCGCCGAGGGCGTGCGCTGGCACCTCGCCCACCCCGACGCGTCCCGCGAGGAGCTGCTCGAGGCGCTCCTGCAGCGCATCAAGGGCCCCGACTTCCCGTCGGGCGCGCAGATCCTGGGCCACAAGGGCATCGAGGACGCGTACCGCACGGGCCGCGGCTCCATCACGATGCGCGCGGTGGTGAGCGTCGAGGAGATCCAGAACCGGATCTGCCTGGTCGTCACCGAGCTGCCGTACATGGTGAACCCGGACAACCTGGCGTCCAAGATCGCGGACCTCGTCAACGACGGCCGCATCCAGGGCATCGCCGACATCCGCGACGAGACGTCAGGCCGTACCGGCCAGCGCCTGGTCATCGTGCTCAAGCGCGACGCGGTGGCGAAGGTCGTGCTGAACAACCTCTACAAGCACACGCCGCTGCAGGAGAACTTCAGCGCCAACATGCTCGCGCTGGTCGACGAGGTGCCCCGCACCCTCAGCGTCGACGCGTTCGTGCGCCACTGGACCACGCACCAGATCGAGGTCGTGCGCCGGCGCACGGAGTACCTCCTCAAGGAGGCCCAGGACCAGATCCACATCTACGAGGGCTACCTCAAGGCCCTCGACGCGCTCGACGAGGTCATCGCCCTGATCCGGCGCTCCCCCGACGTCGACGAGGCGCGCACGGGCCTGATGGACCTGCTCACGATCGACGAGCAGCAGGCCAACGCGATCCTGTCGATGCAGCTCCGCCGGCTGGCGGCCCTCGAGCGGCAGAAGATCCTCGACGAGCACGCCAAGCTGCGCGCCGAGATCGAGGACTACCTGGACATCCTCGCCAAGCCGGAGCGCCAGCGCCTCATCGTGGGCGAGGAGCTCGACGAGGTCACGGACCGCTGGGGCGACGAGCGCCGCACCACGATCCTGCCGTACGACGGGGACATGTCCATGGAGGACCTGATTCCTGAGGAGGACGTGGTCGTCACGATCACGCGCGGCGGCTACGCCAAGCGGACGCGGACGGACAACTACCGCTCGCAGAAGCGGGGCGGCAAGGGCGTGCGCGGCACGCAGCTCCGCGAGGACGACATCGTCGACCACTTCTTCACGACGACGACCCACCACTGGATGCTGTTCTTCACGAACCTCGGCCGGGTCTACCGGGCCAAGGGCTACGAGCTGCCCGAGGGCGGCCGGGACGCGAAGGGCCAGCACGTCGCGAACCTCCTGGCGTTCCAGCCCGGCGAGAAGATCGCCCAGGTGCTGGACATCCCCGACTACGAGGCCGCGGAGTACCTGGTGCTCGCTACACGGCGCGGGCTCGTGAAGAAGACCCGCCTGAGCGAGTACAACTCGCCGCGCTCGGGTGGCCTCATCGCGATCAACCTGCGGGAGGACGCCGACGGCGCCGCGGACGAGCTGGTCTCGGCCCGTCTGGTGAACGCCGACGACGACCTCATCCTGGTCTCCCGCAAGGGCCAGTCGATCCGGTTCCACGCCGACGACGAGTCGATCCGGCCGCTGGGCCGCGCGACGTCGGGCGTGACCGGGATGAAGTTCCGCGAGGAGGACGAGCTGCTGTCCGCCGACGTGGTCATCGACGGCGCCGACCTGTTCGTCGTCACCGAGGGCGGGTTCGCCAAGCGCACCCGCATCTCGGAGTACCGCATCCAGGGCCGTGGCGGTCTCGGTATCAAGGTCGCGAACCTCGTGGAGGCTCGCGGCGACCTCGTGGGCGCGCTCGTCACCCACACGGACGACGAGGTGCTGGTCATCATGGAGCGCGGCAAGATCGTGCGGTCGGCCGTCGCAGAAGTTAACCTCACCGGCCGGAACACCCAGGGGGTAACCTTCGCAAAGCCGGACAAGGGGGACAGGATCATCGCCGTCGCGCGCAACGCGGAGCGTGAGGACGCGGGCGATGCGGTCGGTGCCGCGGACGAGAACTCCGACGGCGATCCGACCGAGCGGGTTACCGTGGAAGACAATCCGACCCCCGACGAAGTTCCGAGCACCCCTGAGCAGGACAGCACCGGACGCGAGGACAGCTGA
- a CDS encoding DUF3566 domain-containing protein: MTSDKNGPVRIATPALEEDLEITRDRKAVTEDKAPAATPDTEPAGAGSEKGSASNGSATARPAGAGSTSNGAAAGAAQGKGGEKLSEPVVVASPAAKTDQPKPESKSAKPAAPADSSTDVPTTGGVWRSAYEAGKSGKEQKSPQAGQPTASSNGEAKETAGLGSAIGRASGKNDASASQASPATEPDAKSWNRVPAPGTPGSTPAAAPAGAADGVKAGAMKAAQAALDAARSAAKKVSSIMPDDEGQTASAQNEPKPRPEMHYTAAGVRGTATPVGATADGVPGQQAPAQPASAPTPEAPRPAPAGPRRVRLALSRVDPWSVMKLAFLLAVAVAIMTVVATAVFWSVLNSLGVFTTVQSFVEDAVGPQSNVNLTQFVEFPRVISLATLISICNIVLLTAIATIMAFLYNITAALVGGVHMTLTDD, encoded by the coding sequence ATGACGAGTGACAAGAACGGGCCCGTGCGCATCGCGACGCCTGCGCTCGAAGAAGACCTGGAGATCACCCGGGATCGTAAGGCCGTGACGGAGGACAAGGCCCCGGCCGCGACCCCGGACACGGAACCGGCAGGGGCCGGTTCGGAGAAGGGCTCCGCGTCGAACGGCTCGGCCACGGCCAGGCCGGCCGGCGCCGGGAGCACGTCGAACGGAGCCGCTGCCGGCGCCGCGCAGGGCAAGGGCGGCGAGAAGCTCTCCGAGCCGGTCGTGGTGGCCTCCCCGGCGGCGAAGACGGACCAGCCCAAGCCGGAGAGCAAGTCGGCGAAGCCGGCCGCACCCGCTGACTCCAGCACGGACGTGCCCACGACGGGCGGGGTCTGGCGCTCCGCCTACGAGGCGGGCAAGTCGGGCAAGGAGCAGAAGTCTCCGCAGGCGGGACAGCCCACCGCGTCGTCGAACGGCGAGGCCAAGGAGACCGCGGGGCTCGGCTCGGCGATCGGACGCGCCTCGGGGAAGAACGACGCCTCGGCGTCGCAAGCCTCCCCCGCCACGGAACCTGACGCGAAGTCCTGGAACCGAGTCCCCGCACCCGGCACCCCCGGGAGCACGCCGGCGGCCGCGCCGGCGGGAGCCGCGGACGGCGTGAAGGCCGGCGCGATGAAGGCCGCTCAGGCCGCTCTCGACGCGGCCCGCAGCGCGGCGAAGAAGGTGTCCTCGATCATGCCTGACGACGAGGGGCAGACGGCGTCGGCCCAGAACGAGCCCAAGCCGCGGCCCGAGATGCACTACACGGCCGCCGGCGTCCGCGGCACCGCGACGCCGGTCGGTGCGACCGCCGACGGCGTGCCGGGCCAGCAGGCGCCGGCACAGCCGGCGTCGGCCCCGACGCCCGAGGCGCCGCGTCCGGCTCCGGCCGGCCCGCGCCGGGTGCGTCTCGCGCTCTCCCGGGTGGACCCGTGGTCCGTCATGAAGCTCGCCTTCCTGCTGGCCGTCGCCGTCGCGATCATGACCGTGGTCGCCACCGCGGTGTTCTGGTCGGTGCTGAACAGCCTCGGCGTGTTCACCACGGTGCAGAGCTTCGTGGAGGACGCCGTCGGCCCGCAGAGCAACGTGAACCTCACGCAGTTCGTGGAGTTCCCCCGCGTCATCTCCCTGGCGACCCTGATCAGCATCTGCAACATCGTGCTGCTGACGGCCATCGCGACGATCATGGCGTTCCTGTACAACATCACGGCAGCACTCGTCGGCGGCGTGCACATGACGCTGACCGACGACTGA
- a CDS encoding DLW-39 family protein: MKKLLIVLLAAGAGYVLWRKLSEDAAGRDLWSEVTDSID, from the coding sequence GTGAAGAAGCTGCTGATAGTGCTGCTGGCGGCCGGCGCCGGCTACGTTCTCTGGCGCAAGCTGAGTGAGGACGCGGCTGGCCGCGATCTCTGGTCCGAGGTCACCGACTCGATCGACTGA
- a CDS encoding beta-1,3-glucanase family protein: MSLTRKLVGTAAALTAALSAAVVATPTATAVPDTIPLTITNDSGRGDQVFIYVLGETGGQLGYADAEGTFHPWPDAGSAPEPAPDASIAGPADGQDVTIQMPKLSGRVYFSYGSKLDFKIVNDGQLVQPAVQNPSDPNRDTLFNWTEYTLNDSGLWINSTQVDFFSAPYQTGLRSSSGELMRTGMLKPDGWDNVVTSLSQQDGWDGLAQTGPDGSVLRVLSPGHGVGTGQVDANILSDYVDRVWSKYSSETLTVVPYGDQPEKKFLGAVSGDTMTFTDTSGAVVTTFPKPSGESIFGCAGDLAAPNDDIGAIARTLCAGFNRSSLLDSSTQPTQDPAGFYQDSVTNYYAKYIHEQMADGKAYAFAFDDVVAQESLVHDGDPTEAFIQLDPFSGSATPIGG; this comes from the coding sequence GTGTCCCTGACCAGGAAGCTCGTCGGCACTGCCGCCGCACTGACCGCAGCCCTGTCGGCTGCCGTGGTCGCCACGCCGACAGCCACCGCAGTACCCGACACCATCCCGCTGACCATCACCAACGACTCCGGTCGCGGCGACCAGGTGTTCATCTACGTCCTGGGCGAGACCGGCGGCCAGCTCGGCTACGCCGACGCCGAGGGGACGTTCCACCCCTGGCCGGACGCCGGGAGCGCACCCGAGCCGGCGCCCGACGCGTCGATCGCCGGGCCCGCGGACGGGCAGGACGTCACGATCCAGATGCCCAAGCTGTCCGGCCGGGTGTACTTCTCGTACGGCAGCAAGCTCGACTTCAAGATCGTCAACGACGGCCAGCTCGTGCAGCCGGCCGTGCAGAACCCGAGCGACCCGAACCGGGACACCCTGTTCAACTGGACGGAGTACACGCTCAACGACTCGGGCCTGTGGATCAACAGCACCCAGGTCGACTTCTTCTCGGCCCCGTACCAGACGGGTCTGCGCTCCTCGAGCGGCGAGCTGATGCGTACCGGCATGCTCAAGCCCGACGGCTGGGACAACGTCGTCACGTCGCTCTCGCAGCAGGACGGCTGGGACGGCCTCGCGCAGACCGGACCTGACGGTTCAGTGCTCCGGGTCCTCTCGCCCGGCCACGGCGTCGGCACGGGCCAGGTCGACGCGAACATCCTGTCCGACTACGTCGACCGGGTCTGGAGCAAGTACTCGAGCGAGACGCTCACCGTCGTGCCCTACGGCGACCAGCCGGAGAAGAAGTTCCTCGGCGCGGTCTCGGGCGACACCATGACGTTCACCGACACCTCGGGCGCAGTGGTGACCACGTTCCCGAAGCCGTCGGGCGAGTCCATCTTCGGCTGCGCGGGTGACCTGGCGGCGCCGAACGACGACATCGGCGCCATCGCGCGCACACTGTGCGCCGGGTTCAACCGGTCCTCGCTGCTCGACAGCAGCACCCAGCCCACCCAGGACCCGGCCGGCTTCTACCAGGACTCGGTGACGAACTACTACGCCAAGTACATCCACGAGCAGATGGCGGACGGCAAGGCGTACGCATTCGCGTTCGACGACGTCGTCGCGCAGGAGTCACTGGTGCATGACGGTGACCCGACCGAGGCGTTCATCCAGCTCGACCCGTTCTCGGGATCGGCCACACCGATCGGCGGCTGA
- a CDS encoding peptidylprolyl isomerase — translation MFAILHTTSGDIRIELFPNHAPKTVENFVGLATGEKAWTDPRTGEERKDPFYDGLIFHRVIDDFMIQGGCPLGTGTGGPGYTFNDEIHPELQFNEKYILAMANAGKRRNPVTGEIEGTNGSQFFLTTAETPWLNGKHTIFGKVADDASREVVDKVGKTRTRPGDRPVEDITIESVTIEP, via the coding sequence ATGTTCGCAATCCTGCACACCACCTCCGGTGACATCCGCATCGAGCTCTTCCCGAACCACGCGCCCAAGACTGTCGAGAACTTCGTCGGCCTCGCGACGGGTGAGAAGGCCTGGACGGACCCGCGCACGGGCGAGGAGCGCAAGGACCCGTTCTACGACGGCCTGATCTTCCACCGCGTCATCGACGACTTCATGATCCAGGGCGGGTGCCCGCTCGGGACGGGAACCGGCGGCCCGGGGTACACGTTCAACGACGAGATCCACCCCGAGCTCCAGTTCAACGAGAAGTACATCCTCGCGATGGCCAACGCCGGCAAGCGCCGGAACCCGGTCACCGGGGAGATCGAGGGCACCAACGGCTCCCAGTTCTTCCTCACCACCGCCGAGACCCCGTGGCTGAACGGCAAGCACACGATCTTCGGCAAGGTCGCGGACGACGCGTCGCGTGAGGTCGTCGACAAGGTCGGCAAGACGCGCACGCGTCCCGGCGACCGTCCCGTCGAGGACATCACCATCGAGTCCGTCACCATCGAGCCCTGA
- a CDS encoding rhomboid family intramembrane serine protease — MNDPAAEEPTEAAAPVCPRHPDRVSYVRCQRCGRPTCPECQRPAAVGIQCVDCVRESKRAAPRIRTVFGGTATTTTANGRPVVTLTIIGICVVSWLLQLVTGGAWTHALWFWPWGGAVEPWRFLTASFLHSTSPLHILFNMYALWITGQFLEPLLGRARFTVLCLLSAVGGSVGVLLLAGDPFTSDAWVTPVVGASGMVFGLFGAMLPVMRRLGRSMGQVLVLLALNGAIGFFVPNISWQAHLGGLVTGALVATAYAYAPKERRALVAWAVPVVGVAVLVGLAVFRYASVGVL, encoded by the coding sequence ATGAACGACCCGGCCGCCGAGGAGCCGACCGAGGCCGCGGCTCCCGTCTGCCCGCGACACCCCGACCGGGTGTCCTACGTGCGCTGCCAGCGCTGTGGCCGGCCGACGTGCCCCGAGTGCCAACGGCCGGCCGCGGTCGGCATCCAGTGCGTGGACTGCGTCCGGGAGTCGAAGCGCGCCGCCCCGCGCATCCGGACGGTCTTCGGCGGCACGGCGACGACCACCACCGCCAACGGCCGGCCGGTCGTCACGCTGACGATCATCGGCATCTGCGTGGTGAGCTGGCTGCTGCAGCTGGTGACGGGAGGTGCGTGGACGCACGCGCTGTGGTTCTGGCCCTGGGGTGGAGCGGTCGAGCCGTGGCGTTTCCTCACGGCGTCGTTCCTGCACTCCACGTCGCCGCTGCACATCCTGTTCAACATGTACGCCCTGTGGATAACGGGCCAGTTCCTCGAGCCTCTGCTCGGCCGGGCGCGGTTCACGGTCCTGTGCCTGCTCTCCGCGGTGGGCGGCTCGGTCGGCGTGCTGCTCCTCGCGGGCGACCCGTTCACGTCGGACGCCTGGGTGACGCCCGTCGTGGGCGCGTCCGGCATGGTGTTCGGCCTGTTCGGCGCGATGCTCCCGGTGATGCGCCGGCTGGGTCGCAGCATGGGACAGGTGCTCGTCCTGCTCGCGCTCAACGGCGCCATCGGGTTCTTCGTGCCGAACATCTCGTGGCAGGCGCACCTGGGCGGGCTGGTCACGGGCGCGCTCGTGGCGACCGCCTACGCGTACGCCCCCAAGGAGCGGCGCGCGCTCGTGGCGTGGGCCGTCCCGGTGGTCGGCGTGGCCGTCCTGGTCGGCCTGGCGGTGTTCCGCTACGCCTCCGTCGGCGTCCTGTGA
- a CDS encoding cell division protein CrgA encodes MPESKSRNKKKVTPKADKAEAKVALPGEAVNPRWLAPVMVGLMVLGLAWIVTYYLTSSELGLPIPPIGQWNLAVGFGLIIVGFGLTTRWR; translated from the coding sequence GTGCCCGAGTCGAAGTCACGCAACAAGAAGAAGGTCACGCCCAAGGCCGACAAGGCCGAGGCCAAGGTCGCGCTGCCCGGAGAGGCCGTCAACCCGCGTTGGCTCGCCCCCGTGATGGTCGGCCTCATGGTCCTGGGTCTCGCCTGGATCGTGACGTACTACCTGACGAGCTCCGAGCTCGGCCTGCCGATCCCGCCGATCGGTCAGTGGAACCTCGCGGTCGGCTTCGGCCTGATCATCGTGGGGTTCGGGCTCACCACCCGCTGGCGCTGA
- a CDS encoding DUF881 domain-containing protein: MTGPEPTSAPSPKGGAGGFLGALTHARWRSWLSVGAVAVLAGLMFSASARLADGGGADNRDPQDLAQLVDTETGRVTDLTERTGVLDREIETLSARAGTAVPTLDDDLVRREGVVSGTEPVQGPGLTVTLDDAPSTSVGAGPGGVEPQPDDLVVHQQDLQHVINALWAGGAEAMTLQGERVTSTSAFRCSGNILLLHGKVFSPPYKVTAVGDPAKMEASLDRSEGVQTYLEYVDWVHLGWDVRRSDHLDLPAYDGGGLQYATVPDGTEVFG, encoded by the coding sequence GTGACCGGACCCGAGCCGACCTCCGCGCCGTCGCCCAAGGGCGGTGCGGGAGGCTTCCTTGGTGCACTCACCCACGCGCGCTGGCGTTCGTGGCTGAGCGTGGGCGCCGTCGCCGTGCTCGCCGGCCTCATGTTCAGCGCGAGCGCGCGCCTGGCCGACGGCGGTGGGGCCGACAACCGCGACCCGCAGGACCTCGCGCAGCTCGTGGACACCGAGACAGGGCGCGTCACCGACCTCACCGAGCGCACCGGCGTGCTGGACCGAGAGATCGAGACGCTGAGCGCCCGTGCCGGTACCGCCGTCCCCACGCTGGACGACGACCTCGTGCGGCGCGAGGGCGTCGTGTCGGGCACGGAGCCGGTCCAGGGCCCCGGCCTGACCGTGACCCTCGACGACGCGCCGTCGACGTCGGTGGGCGCGGGTCCGGGCGGCGTCGAGCCGCAGCCGGACGACCTCGTGGTGCACCAGCAGGACCTGCAGCACGTGATCAACGCGCTGTGGGCCGGCGGGGCCGAGGCGATGACGCTGCAGGGCGAGCGCGTGACGTCGACGTCGGCGTTCCGGTGCTCCGGAAACATCCTCCTGCTGCACGGAAAGGTCTTCTCACCGCCCTACAAGGTGACGGCAGTGGGAGACCCGGCGAAGATGGAGGCGTCGCTCGACAGGTCCGAGGGTGTGCAGACGTACCTCGAGTACGTGGACTGGGTACACCTGGGCTGGGACGTGCGACGTAGCGACCACCTGGACCTCCCCGCGTACGACGGCGGCGGTCTGCAGTACGCGACGGTTCCCGATGGTACGGAGGTCTTTGGATGA
- a CDS encoding class E sortase has protein sequence MTHAQAGHNVPLPQEVFPIAYQRGPSGMGPRNARRPQSSGGPMRPVAWLIGVMGELLVTAGLVLGLFVVWQLWWTDVEGARAQSEIIAEMDWEAAPAGPQTAVENHGPPPVMAEPPDAGTLFAQMYIPRFGDDYVKPVAEGTDKATVLDTIGIGHYVDTAMPGDLGNFAVAAHRTTYGKPFNQIAELKNGDAVVVRTEDTWYVYKVTEAKIVYPQNVEVIAPVPGVTKDQPMPELTQRFITLTSCHPMFSATERYIVHGELEYWSPVGEGKPKELVS, from the coding sequence ATGACCCACGCGCAGGCCGGACACAACGTGCCGCTGCCCCAAGAGGTGTTTCCCATCGCGTACCAGCGCGGCCCGTCCGGGATGGGGCCGCGCAACGCACGCCGCCCCCAGTCGTCGGGAGGCCCGATGCGGCCCGTCGCCTGGCTGATCGGCGTGATGGGCGAGCTCCTGGTGACGGCCGGCCTGGTGCTCGGGCTGTTCGTGGTGTGGCAGCTCTGGTGGACCGACGTCGAGGGCGCGCGGGCCCAGAGCGAGATCATCGCCGAGATGGACTGGGAGGCCGCCCCGGCCGGCCCGCAGACCGCCGTCGAGAACCACGGGCCGCCGCCGGTGATGGCGGAGCCGCCGGACGCCGGGACCCTCTTCGCGCAGATGTACATCCCGCGGTTCGGGGACGACTACGTCAAGCCCGTCGCCGAGGGCACGGACAAGGCCACGGTGCTCGACACCATCGGCATCGGGCACTACGTGGACACCGCGATGCCGGGCGACCTCGGCAACTTCGCCGTCGCCGCGCACCGGACCACCTACGGCAAGCCGTTCAACCAGATCGCGGAGCTCAAGAACGGCGACGCGGTCGTGGTCCGTACCGAGGACACCTGGTACGTCTACAAGGTGACCGAGGCGAAGATCGTCTACCCGCAGAACGTCGAGGTCATCGCGCCGGTCCCCGGTGTCACCAAGGACCAGCCGATGCCGGAGCTGACGCAGCGGTTCATCACGCTGACGTCCTGCCACCCGATGTTCTCCGCGACCGAGCGGTACATCGTGCACGGCGAGCTGGAGTACTGGTCGCCCGTGGGCGAGGGCAAGCCGAAGGAGCTGGTGAGCTGA